The proteins below come from a single Papaver somniferum cultivar HN1 chromosome 11, ASM357369v1, whole genome shotgun sequence genomic window:
- the LOC113325317 gene encoding wall-associated receptor kinase 5-like, whose product MAIINSLIISWLFFVSSSSSVAMLIQTKPGCQPKCGNVSIPYPFGIGEGCSLDSNIYGFGYSVMCNTSYDPPKPLYMYTSAFNLDTEILGISDTEIRIKTTLIEKCYRKSYADSTLNASAHETPFMVSQTKNRVFAVGCNTTGLALMQLYGTRMNYTGTCHSQCDTRNKVIEGSCTGSGCCSTPIPKGVYAMYGNVTSNLNEVWQFNPCSYTFTAETDSFKFSALDLVDMHRKGREVLSVVIDWAIGTETCIEAQKNPSTYQCHGNTSCVDPINNPGYRCVCHEGYEGNPYLQPGCQDINECEDGKNNLCTNICTNTIGSYDCSCPDGISGDGRKDGSRCIVAKHEFPILGVTLGVGLGLLAFLLIDSSCLYLIIHKRKLMKYRKIYFEQNGGLLLKQKLSSNEIGADSTKIFSPEDLELATNNYDESLILGRGGFGTVYKGTLSDNRIVAIKKSQVVDQSQIEQFINELVILSQINHRNVVKLLGCCLETEVPLLVYEYVSNGTLYQYIHHNDGMFSNSWKNLLRIASEISNALAYLHSSASIPIIHRDMKSTNVLLDESYTAKVSDFGASRLVPLDQTHLNTRVQGTFGYLDPEYFRTSQLTDKSDVYSFGVVLIELLTGEKALSFERSQQQRTLANYFISLLEVNNFSHLLGSRVLNDGNPEHVLAVAELAKKCLNAKGEDRPTMKQVAAKLEGLRSLEKDAHQANHEDSENVPVEVDRDLYAVPLMSSYSTTSSFDYSGQNSLSTNMTGPSKNSSSKSTKFTISNPNPSSRLKDKESLKRKPSHNKGESECEIDGGKMRKISKATPFNKNLIVPDFDCQEVYANSRINTVLLHQT is encoded by the exons ATGGCTATTATCAATTCTTTGATTATCAGTTGGTTATTTTttgtatcatcatcatcatcagttgcAATGTTAATTCAGACAAAGCCAGGTTGCCAGCCTAAATGTGGGAACGTTAGCATTCCATATCCTTTCGGCATCGGTGAAGGTTGTTCTCTTGACTCAAATATTTATGGTTTTGGGTACAGTGTTATGTGTAATACTTCTTATGATCCCCCAAAGCCCTTGTACATGTATACATCGGCATTCAATTTAGACACCGAAATATTGGGCATATCAGACACTGAAATCCGCATAAAAACCACACTCATAGAAAAATGTTACCGGAAGTCTTATGCTGACAGCACTCTCAATGCTTCTGCACATGAGACCCCATTTATGGTCTCCCAAACAAAAAATAGAGTGTTTGCTGTAGGGTGTAATACAACAGGTTTAGCGTTGATGCAATTATATGGTACTAGAATGAATTATACGGGCACATGTCATTCTCAGTGTGACACAAGGAACAAAGTGATAGAAGGTTCTTGTACTGGCAGTGGGTGTTGTTCAACACCAATTCCAAAGGGTGTATATGCTATGTATGGGAATGTAACTAGCAACCTAAACGAGGTTTGGCAATTCAATCCGTGCAGCTACACCTTTACGGCTGAGACAGACAGCTTCAAATTTAGTGCGTTGGATCTTGTGGATATGCATAGAAAAGGTAGAGAAGTTTTATCAGTAGTAATCGACTGGGCTATAGGCACGGAGACTTGTATAGAAGCACAAAAAAATCCTTCAACTTATCAGTGCCATGGTAATACTTCTTGCGTGGATCCCATAAACAATCCTGGATATCGATGTGTTTGTCATGAAGGTTATGAAGGAAATCCTTATCTCCAACCTGGATGCCAAG ACATTAACGAGTGCGAGGATGGAAAGAACAATCTCTGCACAAATATTTGCACAAATACAATAGGGAGTTACGATTGTTCTTGCCCAGACGGCATTTCTGGCGATGGAAGAAAAGATGGGAGTCGTTGTATAGTCGCGAAACATGAATTTCCAATACTAGGAGTAACTTTGG GTGTTGGTTTGGGGTTACTTGCATTTCTTCTAATTGATAGTTCTTGCTTATACTTGATCATCCATAAAAGAAAGCTAATGAAATACAGAAAGATATATTTCGAGCAAAATGGTGGATTGCTGCTAAAACAAAAACTATCCTCGAATGAAATTGGTGCAGATTCAACGAAGATATTTTCTCCTGAAGACCTAGAACTCGCAACAAATAATTATGATGAGAGTCTTATCCTTGGACGAGGAGGCTTTGGTACAGTTTACAAGGGAACTTTGTCCGATAATCGTATAGTTGCCATTAAGAAATCACAAGTAGTTGACCAGAGCCAAATAGAACAATTCATAAACGAGCTTGTCATTCTTAGTCAGATTAACCATCGAAACGTGGTGAAACTCTTAGGTTGTTGTCTAGAGACTGAGGTTCCATTGCTTGTTTACGAATACGTTTCTAATGGTACTCTCTACCAATATATTCATCACAACGATGGTATGTTCTCCAATTCATGGAAAAATCTTCTGCGAATAGCTTCCGAAATTTCAAATGCACTTGCATATTTACACTCATCCGCTTCTATCCCCATCATCCATAGAGATATGAAGTCTACCAACGTACTGCTAGATGAAAGCTACACTGCAAAAGTTTCAGATTTTGGTGCATCCAGGTTGGTTCCTTTGGATCAAACTCATTTAAACACGCGAGTTCAAGGCACTTTCGGATACCTAGATCCAGAATATTTTAGGACCAGCCAGCTGACAGATAAAAGCGATGTTTATAGTTTTGGCGTGGTTCTTATAGAACTATTAACAGGAGAAAAAGCCCTTTCTTTTGAAAGGTCACAGCAACAAAGAACCCTAGCCAATTATTTCATTTCTTTATTGGAAGTAAACAATTTTTCCCATCTTCTAGGCTCTCGAGTATTGAATGACGGAAACCCGGAGCATGTACTTGCTGTTGCAGAGCTTGCAAAGAAATGCCTTAACGCAAAAGGAGAAGATAGGCCTACAATGAAACAAGTTGCAGCAAAGCTAGAAGGTCTGAGAAGCTTAGAAAAAGATGCACATCAAGCAAACCATGAAGACTCTGAGAACGTACCAGTTGAGGTTGATAGGGACTTATATGCTGTGCCACTCATGAGCTCTTACAGTACTACATCATCATTCGATTATTCTGGACAAAATAGCTTGTCGACAAATATGACAGGTCCCAG CAAAAATTCTTCTTCTAAGAGTACCAAATTCACAATTTCGAACCCTAACCCATCTTCAAGATTGAAGGACAAAGAATCTCTCAAGAGGAAGCCATCGCATaacaaagga GAGTCTGAATGCGAGATTGATGGTGGTAAGATGAGAAAAATTAGCAAAGCAACTCCATTCAACAAGAACCTCATAGTTCCTGACTTCGATTGCCAAGAGGTTTATGCTAATTCTCGCATCAATACCGTGTTGTTGCACCAGACTTGA